In Portunus trituberculatus isolate SZX2019 chromosome 24, ASM1759143v1, whole genome shotgun sequence, a single genomic region encodes these proteins:
- the LOC123508311 gene encoding putative RNA-binding protein Luc7-like 1 isoform X1 encodes MSAHDQMRAMLDQLMGTSRNGDDTTYRLKFTDPKVCKSFLLTCCPHEILSSTRMDLGECPKVHDLALRADYEQATKTKDYYYDIDAMEHLQSFITDCDRRTESAKKRLAETQEELSAEVAAKANKVHDLAEQIGKKLARAESLGADGMVEESMKLMEEVEDLRKRKASAEQEYRNSMPASSYQQQKLRVCEVCSAYLGIHDNDRRLADHFGGKLHLGFIKIREKLDELKKTVESRREKRREERELERNARFGEIADYDVTRDHERERYRDAERERRDRYRDGDRERRRRRSRSRSRSRERRRRRSRSRDRYYRSHSRSRSRDRR; translated from the exons GTGATGACACCACTTACCGCCTCAAGTTCACTGACCCCAAGGTGTGCAAGAGCTTCCTTCTCACCTGCTGTCCACATGAAATTCTCTCCTCTACA CGTATGGATTTGGGCGAGTGTCCCAAAGTGCATGACCTGGCCCTGCGTGCTGACTACGAGCAAGCCACCAAGACTAAGGATTACTACTATGACATTGAT GCCATGGAACATCTACAGTCCTTCATCACAGACTGTGACAGGCGCACAGAATCTGCAAAGAAGAGACTTGCTGAGACACAAGAGGAGCTGAGTGCTGAAGTAGCTGCTAAGGCAAACAAAGTACATGACCTTGCTGAACAGATTGGCAAGAAACTGGCAAGAGCAGAGTCCCTTGGTGCTGATGGTATGGTGGAG GAAAGTATGAAACTTATGGAGGAAGTAGAAGACTTGCGAAAGCGGAAGGCATCAGCTGAGCAAGAGTACCGCAACTCCATGCCAGCATCCAGTTACCAGCAACAGAAGCTCAGAGTGTGTGAGGTGTGCTCCGCCTACCTTGGTATTCATGACAATGATCGTCGCCTGGCTGATCACTTTGGTGGGAAACTCCACCTGGGATTTATCAAGATAAGGGAAAAGCTTGATGAACTGAAG AAAACTGTGGAGAGCCGCCGGGAGAAGCGACGAGAAGAGCGTGAGTTGGAGAGAAATGCACGATTTGGTGAGATAGCTGACTACGATGTCACAAG GGACCATGAGCGTGAACGCTACCGAGATGCTGAACGGGAGCGACGAGATCGGTACCGGGACGGGGATCGGGAGAGACGCCGCCGCAGGTCCAGATCAAGGTCACGATCCCGAGAGAGGCGCCGACGCAGGTCCAGATCCCGCGACCGCTACTACAGGTCACACTCCAGATCCAGGTCACGTGACCGTAGGTAA
- the LOC123508311 gene encoding putative RNA-binding protein Luc7-like 1 isoform X2: MDLGECPKVHDLALRADYEQATKTKDYYYDIDAMEHLQSFITDCDRRTESAKKRLAETQEELSAEVAAKANKVHDLAEQIGKKLARAESLGADGMVEESMKLMEEVEDLRKRKASAEQEYRNSMPASSYQQQKLRVCEVCSAYLGIHDNDRRLADHFGGKLHLGFIKIREKLDELKKTVESRREKRREERELERNARFGEIADYDVTRDHERERYRDAERERRDRYRDGDRERRRRRSRSRSRSRERRRRRSRSRDRYYRSHSRSRSRDRR, from the exons ATGGATTTGGGCGAGTGTCCCAAAGTGCATGACCTGGCCCTGCGTGCTGACTACGAGCAAGCCACCAAGACTAAGGATTACTACTATGACATTGAT GCCATGGAACATCTACAGTCCTTCATCACAGACTGTGACAGGCGCACAGAATCTGCAAAGAAGAGACTTGCTGAGACACAAGAGGAGCTGAGTGCTGAAGTAGCTGCTAAGGCAAACAAAGTACATGACCTTGCTGAACAGATTGGCAAGAAACTGGCAAGAGCAGAGTCCCTTGGTGCTGATGGTATGGTGGAG GAAAGTATGAAACTTATGGAGGAAGTAGAAGACTTGCGAAAGCGGAAGGCATCAGCTGAGCAAGAGTACCGCAACTCCATGCCAGCATCCAGTTACCAGCAACAGAAGCTCAGAGTGTGTGAGGTGTGCTCCGCCTACCTTGGTATTCATGACAATGATCGTCGCCTGGCTGATCACTTTGGTGGGAAACTCCACCTGGGATTTATCAAGATAAGGGAAAAGCTTGATGAACTGAAG AAAACTGTGGAGAGCCGCCGGGAGAAGCGACGAGAAGAGCGTGAGTTGGAGAGAAATGCACGATTTGGTGAGATAGCTGACTACGATGTCACAAG GGACCATGAGCGTGAACGCTACCGAGATGCTGAACGGGAGCGACGAGATCGGTACCGGGACGGGGATCGGGAGAGACGCCGCCGCAGGTCCAGATCAAGGTCACGATCCCGAGAGAGGCGCCGACGCAGGTCCAGATCCCGCGACCGCTACTACAGGTCACACTCCAGATCCAGGTCACGTGACCGTAGGTAA